A part of Hydrogenobacter sp. T-8 genomic DNA contains:
- the rsmG gene encoding 16S rRNA (guanine(527)-N(7))-methyltransferase RsmG — protein sequence MYLQELKRWNRVHNLTAIEDEKEIVLRHFVDSLTVSLCLREKAIQIDGLSVCDVGSGAGFPGVPLKIYYGDSINLTLIEAVAKKCSFLEYLKTKLGIEYKVLCKEAQKVQENFDLVVSRALGKTEKILPLLQRLSNRYIVIMRGAEPLEGYDHCRIELTDIKSYILFLAKTR from the coding sequence ATTTATCTACAGGAGCTAAAAAGATGGAACAGGGTCCATAACCTTACCGCTATAGAGGACGAAAAAGAAATAGTCCTAAGACATTTTGTGGATTCGCTGACCGTTAGCTTGTGTTTAAGAGAAAAAGCTATACAGATAGATGGTCTTTCTGTGTGTGATGTGGGGAGTGGAGCTGGTTTTCCGGGAGTGCCTCTTAAGATATACTACGGGGACAGTATAAACCTAACTTTGATTGAGGCTGTGGCAAAGAAATGTTCCTTTTTAGAGTATCTCAAGACAAAACTCGGAATTGAATACAAAGTATTATGTAAGGAGGCCCAGAAGGTTCAAGAGAACTTTGACCTTGTGGTTAGCAGAGCCCTTGGAAAAACTGAAAAGATACTACCTCTGCTCCAAAGGCTATCCAATAGATACATAGTGATTATGAGGGGAGCGGAACCTCTTGAAGGATACGACCACTGCAGGATAGAGCTTACAGACATTAAGAGCTACATCCTTTTTCTCGCAAAAACCAGATAG